A single window of Spirochaetota bacterium DNA harbors:
- a CDS encoding AtpZ/AtpI family protein — protein MRYFNLGLELAVAVALFTVGGVFLDRWMKTLPLFTVIGSCIGIVVGGYLVYKETMRLIRGSNGRRDNKKTDTL, from the coding sequence GTGCGTTATTTCAATCTCGGGCTGGAACTCGCCGTTGCGGTCGCATTGTTCACGGTCGGGGGCGTATTCCTTGACCGATGGATGAAGACGCTGCCGCTTTTCACTGTCATCGGTTCATGTATCGGAATCGTCGTGGGCGGCTATCTTGTCTATAAAGAAACGATGCGGCTTATCAGGGGGAGCAATGGGCGACGCGATAATAAAAAGACTGATACCTTATAG
- a CDS encoding GerMN domain-containing protein, with amino-acid sequence MGPLDTIRSLFVGIDRDARKRNRAILFVVFVAGVALFFLWMLMRSVFTPYSVRTIYFYDERARRVKSERQEVLNASTDAGRIQAVIEAMRNGPVSPSLMRLIPYETDVRNIFYTDHSLIIDLSEGFFLKLEEGREVSAVESVLSTVFANFPSVHEIRIVVNGTPIGVLGGTVNCNRSFIREDLKKEPFRPARK; translated from the coding sequence ATGGGTCCGCTCGACACTATACGATCATTGTTCGTCGGCATCGACCGCGATGCACGGAAACGCAACCGCGCGATACTTTTCGTCGTGTTCGTAGCCGGCGTGGCGCTATTCTTCCTGTGGATGCTCATGCGTTCCGTGTTCACGCCGTATTCCGTACGGACGATATATTTCTATGACGAGCGCGCCCGGCGCGTGAAAAGCGAACGGCAGGAAGTGCTGAATGCGTCCACGGATGCCGGCCGCATACAGGCGGTCATTGAGGCGATGCGTAACGGTCCCGTGAGCCCGTCGCTCATGCGGCTTATCCCCTATGAGACGGATGTGCGCAATATTTTCTACACGGATCATTCGCTCATCATCGATCTCAGCGAGGGGTTCTTTCTCAAGCTCGAGGAAGGCCGCGAGGTGTCAGCCGTGGAAAGCGTGCTCTCTACCGTGTTCGCGAATTTTCCCTCCGTGCATGAGATACGCATCGTCGTGAACGGCACGCCGATAGGCGTTCTGGGCGGCACGGTCAACTGCAATCGTTCTTTCATCAGGGAAGACCTGAAGAAAGAGCCGTTCAGGCCTGCGAGAAAGTAG